DNA sequence from the Candidatus Methylacidithermus pantelleriae genome:
CAACAAGACCCTCCCCATCCCCGTCACTCTGTAGAATTGCCCCAGGAGTAGTGGAAACTTGGATCTCCGCATCGTTGGTAAGACCCAACCTGACATTCGTTGTGCCAAGGCGGAACGCCTGATCCCCATCGGATGAAAGAAGTCTTTCCCAGTCTCCGTCAAACAAGCCGATTTCCGGTTGGATGTGCCCCGCATCAACCGTGTGAGGCGCATCAGCGATGTGAGGTCGATCGGTTCGGAACTTCCTCAGGAGAGGCTCAGGTACCGGAAAGAAAAGCCCATACTTTTCCTTGTTGGATCGATCCGATGGCGCTTTTTCCTCGGCTCGCCCCGGACCGTCAAGGAGCAAAACCAACCAAAGAAACACAAAAAACGCCTCCATAAGCCCTGGATCCGGTGAGGAAATGGGCAGCTGGCTGGGCTTCACACGCAAAAGGGTAGAGAAGAATTGTATTCACACAACACTTTTTGCCATAGCAAACTTTATTTGTTTAGGCTTCAGCAGGTTCCCTTCGAACCCCTCGCGGCTAATCGCTTCCACTCTGCCCGAAATCGCCTCGTCTTTCCCAAATGGTTTTGCTTAAAACGCGCTTGGATCGCGCAATACTCAGCCTCTTCGTGAACTGAGCACCTCGCTATCCCAACCAATCGAGTTGATTGTCCCCTAACGAGCCAGTTCGCACGTTTGCTTTGGCAGCAATTGCTGCGAAGCGCCCACAGTTCAATGGCTTTTGAAAGAGTCCGGATGACTTCTTCTTTGGCTCCGAAAGGAGCAGGCACCGCTCGAGGGTCAATGATAACTCGTCACGGAGTAACCCGTATGGTCATCTATCCCCATGGCGAAGTCCCTAGGGGAAGGAAAATAGCATTGCAAGAAGATCGCCCGGTACATGGAGAAAGGGGGCATTTGCCCGTCTCGGCGTAAAACGATAGCCGACCGAAAACAAGGATCGTCCAATTGGAGGTAGCAGCGCTCTTATGAGCGGCTCTGGATGCACGCATTTCTCCCTGGCTAATCCAAAGGGGGGTCCGGCTCATAAACCTCGCTCGTTGGACTCAAACCGCGTTCACGCAACGGGGTGCCACTGGGTAAAAGCGTCAAGGGCTTTCTTTTGGGGCAAAGCGGCCAATAGCAACGCAAGGGCTAAACCCTCCGCGGGCTTCCAACATTGCTATCCTGCGAGTCAAATACTGAAACCGATGGGGGCAGTTGGGCTCGGACCTTGAGTTGGTTGGGCCGGACGCCTTTTGCACGGAATAAACATCGATTCGCCCAACGGACCTGACAACAGGGTAGGCTCGCCCGTCAGGGAATCGCTCCAGTGTGTGGGAGGCTTTAGAAAAAAACAATCCGGCAAGGAGTTCGTCCAGGAAGTCAACGAGAAAGAGGCTTGCCAAGGGCTAAGCAATATGGACGTACAAGCTTGCTCATGGCAGTATATCTCTCTCGATCTGAGTACGTGGGCCAAGCGGCAGGGCGTTTGGTGCAGGAGTGGATGTGGAGGGGCGTTTGCCCGTTCCCGGAGAATCGTTGCTAACTGGGAAGCTCATTGTTCATGCGGACTCTTCGCAACCCGGTGGGGTGGCCTTCTACGCGCGGGTGTGCAAGCGCCGACGAAAAAAAGCGGCTTGAGACAGCAAGTTGGTTTAGGTTCTCCGGGGTTCGTCTCAAGCAAACAGCTGCGGATCGTCGAGGCCGTCAAGGTGGTTAGCTCCGAGTGAGCGGCGATCGCAGAGAGCGCGTTGAGCAGGTCTCTCATCCGAAGGTCGGCGCTGTCCTGGTCGAGCACCGCCTCCATCTGATCCCGTTTCGGTTTCGAGCACCGGGAAGCGGGATTGGCTAGCTAGAGTCGATCGATCCTCGTGGTGGATCCGCATGGGATGCGCGACGGTATCGTGCGCGATCCCCGTGAGGAGATCGTTTCATTGTGTGCCAGGCTTTACGAGAAGAAATCCGCGCAAAAGCGTGCCCGGAAGGCACTCGAAGGCATTCCTGAGTATGCTCCCAATTTTCCCATATGAGAGACGTTTGACGCTGACACCGGAACAGGTTTCGCGTCTTAACAGCTATGCGGCGCTCTACAGGCAGGTGGAAGGGCGTTTTCTCTGCCAGATGCAGGCTGGCGTTTCGGTCAAACGAGGGCAATCAGTCCTTCCGGCCGCGGTTTGGCTTCACCACCTAACAGTTCCATGTGATCCGGGTCCCGAGCTCGAAGGAAAGATCGCTTCGATGCGCGAAAAGCGGCCCAAGCTCGTTGAGGAAACTAAGGAGAGATCCGCAGACCGGAAACGGTGATTCCGAGCTCGACGAGAAGAAGCCGGGATCAGGCGTTTTGCATCAAAAAAAGCGGCGGCTAGCCCTCCTGCGGACCAAGTTTGAGGTGCTCCTGGCCGATGAGGACTCCGGACGGGTGCGTCTGTCTTTCGGTCGGCGCCCCCTCTTCCCGTAAAGAGTTCTCCTTGTAAGAAAACCGATACGCCAACCACCGGGACTGGAAGAGGGATCGGCAGGTGGAGCCCAGCGGCCAGTTCTATGTGCTGCGGTCGAGAGACGAACCGCTGGCAAGCAGTCGTGCCAAGCCGTGGTCGCCCCGGACGGGAGCCTATCGTGCTTGCGGTTGCGGCTGCCGGACGGATTCGGAAGCCCTAGCCAATACCTCGTTCTTAACGGCGTGTGCTTCGTCTACGGCCAAGAGGCGATCCTACAGGGCCTCTCCGCGAGCTGGATCATTACCCGTCCAACCAAGAGGGGAAAACTCCTCCGGAAGCGGGAGGAATCCGGGGTAAGCTGCCGCTTGGGGCGCGACCGGAGGCGATAGCGGTGTTGGCGAGCGTCAAAGCATGGACCCCTTTTGCCTGGTGACACGCTGCCTTGCCGGAGCGGTCGGCATCGATACAAACGAGGATCATCTTGCTTTGGCCAAAACGGACCCCTCCGGCAATCTTGTGAAAATCGGCGGGATCCGATCGAATCTCCATGGCAAGAACAAGGAAGAGGCCACAGCCATTTTTGCTCGTGGGTGCAAAAAGATCGGCCGGGCCTTACGCACAAACCGCGCAAGGGGCTTGTGATCGAACGGTTGGATCTTCGCAAGCGAACAATCGAGCTGGAGTGGAACGATCCCGTTGGGGCTCGCTCGCTCTCTTCCTTTGCCTTTGCTAGGGGGATCGCGATGCTCAAAGCCCGCTTTTTTGGCGCCGAAGTCGAAATGATCGAAGTCGACCCGGTCTACACGTCTCTCATCCGCGCAGTCGACCATGTGCCTCATCATGGCACAAGTTCTACCTAGCGCGGGTCCTCGTGCCTTCGCCCCGAGAGGACTGGGTGCCTTCGAAGGCCGATCCGTGCGAGAACCACTCGTGCCTACTCGGAATGGCGCTTGTGTCACCGTCGCCCTACCCCCAAGCAATGGGACGAAGCAGGTATGGTCGTTTTCTACGGTCCGGGGTTGGAGGAGACTCAAAGCGGCGCTTGCAACACATGCCCGGTCGGAAGCCAATCGGCTGCCTGCCGCGCTTCTATCCCCGAAAACGCAGGACTGCGCGCTATCTGGGCTTTGCCAGGGGAATCCCGGCACGCAAATCGTCGGCAGCACTGTCCGGCCGGCGTCCCGGACCATCTTCCCTGGCAGGGGAACGGTTGTCTAGGGTTCTAGGAGCCGTTATCTTTAGGCACCAACCGTATGGATCCCAGAAGGAAAGAAAGGATTTTCGTTCTGGGAGGAGGGTATGTGGGAAAAGAGCTCGCCGCGCGGCTCACATCCCTTGGTTATGAGGTTACCGTCGGTGTTTTTTCTGAAACAAGCCGGCGGGTTCTGGAAGGCCATGGATTTTCGGTGGTGCACGGCGATGCCGCTGAGGGTTCTTTTTGGTTGAAGCTCAACGGGGCTTACGATGCGGTTTTCCACTGCGCTTCCAGCCAGCGGGGCGGACCAGAGGCTTACCGGAGGATTTTTTTGCTGGCCACCCGGTGGGCACAGGAAGTCCTTCCGAGTTCTCGCCTGATCCTTTTTTCATCAACCTCCGTATACGGACAAACCGACGGGAGTTGGGTCACGGAAGAGTCCCCCGTCTGTCCCCAGACTGAGACAGGCCAGATCCTTGAGGAAGCAGAAAAAATGGTCCTTGCAGGAAATGGAGTCGTATTGAGAGTTGCTGGTATCTACGGTCCAGGTCGGACCGTCCTTTTAACAAGGCTCCTTGAGTCGCCTGCAGAGATTCCTGGAGATCCCCAGCGCTACGTGAACCAGGTCCATCGAGAGGACGTTGTCAGCGCCGCTCTTTTAGCACTTAAGCTAGACCCGAGTATCTATAACGTGGTGGATGATCAACCGGTCCGGCTTCGGGAGTATTACCACTGGCTCTGCGAGCAACTAGGAATTCCCCAGCCGATTTTTCGACCCGACAACCGGCCAAGCAAACGAGGAAGAACGCATAAGCGGGTCTCCAATGCAAAACTCAAGGCCCTCGGATGGGAGCTCCGCTACCCAAGCTTTCGGGAAGGCTTGGAACCCGAACTTGTCATGGCCAGGGACCGTATCCAGAACACCATGTCCAAGGAAAACTCAAACGCGGGAAATAATTAGCCGTTTCGGGTCTCGGGAATTTTTTCCCCAAAACTCGTTACCACTTCACGTCCTCATCAAGGGGGCCACGGTATCTGCATCAAAGCCGTTCCGCTTGGCCTCTAGAGCACGCCCGTCGGTAAACGAGTGGAAGGCCCGAAACTCAAGCACCATCAATAGCACAAGGAAGGAACGACATGACTCTCCCTAGAGCCGAAAGCATTACGCAACTGAGACGGCGGCTGGCTCGACTTTGAACTGGAGTAAAAACGCGTCTTTGCAAGTTTGGCCTTCGGATGCCTCGGACGCGCTTCTAAGAAGCGGTTCTCTGTCTCAATAAAGTTTTGCAAGGAGTCCCAAGGCCAAGAAATTCTCTTTGATCAAGAACACAGAGCTTTTGGGTTTCCGTTGGGTTGACGCAACCCAGGGTCCCTACAACCCAGAAGTGCTCTCCGCGGCAAGGATAGGGCCTTCGCACAGGCGATCGGCAAGGGAATGGTTCTACAGCCGACCGCTTTTCTTTTTGTCAAGAAGCTGGTTACCCACCAGCGTCGGGTTCGCAAAAAAAGACCCGTCCACCAAATCCTGACAGAAGCCAACCGTTCCGGAAACAACGGGACCGGCCGGGCATGACTTCATCGGGCTTGCCAAAGACTTCGTCTTTTTTCACTTTGGTCAATTGTTTTGAGCCAAGCTCTTCTTTTAGAGGGTCGACCTGCAGCTGATGCGATTCACCGGAAGACGGCGGAACGTGTCAAACGCCTCCGGGAAAGGGGAATCGTTCCAAAAATTGTGTTTATTCGGGTTGGCGAAGATCCGGCATCGATCGTCTACGTCAGGATGAAAGAACGCAAAGCCGAAGAACTTGGAATTGGCTCGGACACAGTTGTTCTGTCGGATACCGCCCCCCAAGAGGAGCTCCTTTCCTTGCTCAAAGTGCTCGGTAAAGATCCCATGGTGCACGGTATCTTGATTCAGGCTCCTCTCCCTTCGGACATGGACGCGATCCAGATTGTACGAGCACTTCCCCCAGAAAAAGACGTGGATGGATTTCACCCGATTAACATGGGAAAGCTCCTTTTAGGTGATCCAAGTGGTTTCCGGCCCTGCACACCAGCAGGGATCATAGAGCTTTTAAGCTTCTATCAGGTCGACACTTGCGGCGCCGACGTCGTAATCCTGGGACGGGGAAATATTGTGGGCAAACCCCTCGCAGCGCTTCTCATGCAGAAAGGGCCTAAAGCCAACGCAACGGTCACAGTGGTGCATTCCTCAAGCCGGGATATCCCTGAACACACACGACGAGCCGACATTGTTGTCTGCGCCCTCGGAAAGCCAGCTTTTTTACGTGGCGATATGATCAAGCCGGGTGCAGTCGTTGTCGATGTGGGAGTCAGCCGGGTCATAGATCCCACGAACCCGAGGGGATATCGGCTGATAGGAGATGTCGATGTGGAAAGCGTGTCCCAGGTCGCAGGGAAGTTAACGCCGAATCCCGGAGGGGTGGGACCCATGACGATTGCAATGCTTTTAGCCAACACCGTGGATGCTGCGGAACGGCTGACCTTCAATGCAAGCTAGCGTTTGTGCCGATGACGGAACTTTCTACCCCATTCCTTTTAGCGCGTTGGGAAAATCTTCTCCTTTTCAACTTCGAAGTGCCTCCTCAATCGCTGGAACCCTATCTTCCCCAGGGTGTGGAACTGGATCTTTTCGAGGGTCGCGCCTATCTTAGCCTCGTGGGGTTCCATTTCCGGCTGGTGCGGGTTGCAGGCTTTCTTCCGACACCTCTCCTTCCCGCGTTCGATGAGCTCAACGTACGTTTCTACGCAAAAGGAAGAATAGAAGGACGATGGGTTCGAGCTGTCGTTTTCATTCGGGAACTGGCCCCGGTTTGGTGGGCGGTTTTCCTGGGTAACCTTTTGTACCGAGAACATTACGCTTGGGCTCACTTGTCGCATCTTGTGGAAAAATATCCCCATCGGAAGGTGTGGCGGTTGGCCTATCGATGGAGATTTCAAGGAAAGGGCGGGAGCATGGACGCAGAATTGGACCTCGATCCGGTGATTCCTCCCGCGGGATCCCTAGAAGAATTTCTTAGCCGGCGATTCTATGCCTTTACGCAGGGCCCAAAAGGAGAGACCCGTACGTTCCGAGTAGAGCACCAACCTTGGAGGATGTGGCCGGCCAGAACTGCTACGCTTCGACAAGATGGGAGCCCCGTTTTCGGCCGGGACCTTGGAGCCCTTCGGCTTCCCGAACCCTCCAATATCTTTGCCATGGACGGGTCTCTCGTCCGCGTATCCCGGTCGAGCCGTCTCTCCCTCGACTAAGATGCTCGACCACCCCAGGATTAAACCTGCATAGGCCTTCTGGACAAAAGGTCTAAAGCCGTCGTACCAACCCCAAGCAAGGTTTGGTTTCTCTGATCAGCGCGGAACAGACACAATACAAAAAGAAGCCCGGGTCCGCCCACCGAGGAAGGGAAAAAAACCCGTCTCCTCGGGCAAGCTACCGGATATCCCCACCGAGACTTTCTCACACTTGCTCCGAATCAACGCACGCCCCTTTCCTGGCGGGCAAGCTAACGCCGGGCGTCATGCCTAGCTCACACCTATATTTGGAGATGGATGTTAATACCCAGGAGCTAGAATTGCGGTAGCATTCCGTGGTCCAGTTTGCTTAAGCCCATTGGGTTACCCCCGGCTCGCGAGAATGCATCCTGGAACCAGAAAAAGCCTGGCTTGCCGCATGATTCCCGGTCGTCATTCTCGGGTCCTCTTTGCTCGGGAAATCGCACTACCCCAGCCTCTGCCCTCCTCGCGGCCTAGAGGCATCCACCGGCGCAGAAACTCGAACCACCATTACTTAGCGCCTTTGCTGCGGAAAAGGAATTAACTCCCCTGCATAGGGCGAACAGACACGCGCCGTAAAATTTCACCCGGCATGGGGATAGGGGTCCAAGCGTCCCAAAAGAACAAAGATCTTTGTCCCAAAAACATCCCTTGGTAACACAAAAGAGGCCCAGCCAAAACCTCTCTACCCCCTCTACCTCCTCCCGACTGATGGATTGTCCCTAGCGTCCGTGGCTGCCACAACGGAAGCGTCCTTCATTCTTTTTCCAGGACCCTCTTGAGGTCTACTCGGTTGCACACCTTTTTTGGTGAGCCAACGCTCAGAAAGGCTTTCGACCCATTGATAAAACACCGGCAGCAGCAAAAGGCTAAGAGCTGTTGAACTAACAATCCCTCCAATCACCACCGTCGCTAAGGGTTTCTGGACCTCCGAACCCATTCCGCTGGCCAGAGCCATCGGAAGAAACCCCAAGCTTGCTACCGTCGCCGTCATCACAATAGGCCGAAGCCTCAAACGACATCCTAGCCAAATGGCTTGAGATAATGGCAACCCTTCTTTGCGCAGCTCATTGAAAAAGGAGATCAAAACGAGGCCAGCCAAAACAGCAACCCCCGAAACAGCAATAAACCCGACCGCCGCCGACACGCTAAAAGGAACTCCGGCGGCCGCCAGCGAAAAGACCCCGCCAATCGCCCCGAACGGAACACCCATAAATACCATTAATGCTTGGCGAACAGAACCCAAGGCCAGAACGGTCAAAAGAAAAACCACTAGCAACGTCACCGGAACCAAAACCCGCAGCCTGGCTTGGGTCTCCTGCAAATAACGAAACTCTCCCCCAAACTCGATCACGTACCCCGCAGGCAACCGGATGTCGCGTTCCAGAACCTTCTGAGCCTCCCGTACTACCCCTCCTACATCCCGTGTCGAAAGATTCACTAGGACAGGAAACACCCGCCTCAATCGCTCCCGCCAAATCGATCGCACCCGCTGAACGACTCGAAACGAACCGAGTTCGCGCAGGGGGATCAGCCCCCCCTGGGGTGTCCGAATGGGAAGATCTAGCACTTTCTCCACATCCTCACGATCCCTTTCCGAAAGACGGACAACCATCGGCACCCGAAAAAAACCCTCCAGAAGCGTTCCTACCTGCCTTCCGCCCAAGCCCACCGAGATCGCTTCGTTAAGATCCCCTAGCTGCACCCCATATTCCATCATAGCTTTGCGATTGGGCACGAACTCCAACACCGGATTCCGTCCCATCATACTGATCTCTGCATCCCGAATACCGGGAACCCTCTTTAGCAGTTTTGCAACCTTTTCTCCCAGCGCCTGCAAAACATCATAATCCTCGCCAAAAATCTTAACCACCACATCTGCTCGCAGCCCTTGCAGAATCTCGTTGAATCGATCCTCAATCGGTTGGCCAACAAGAAAAGTTAGTCCAGGAACCCTTTGTTGAATTTCCTCTTTAACAATTTCGGACAGCCGATCTTTCGTAATGATATTACCATTCTCTCTGCGCCAAGAGCTCCTTGGTTTTAGCATGATATAGAGGTCACTTTCATTGGGCAGCATGGGATCCGTAGCAATATCCGAAGTTCCAATTCTTGAAAAAACATGATCTACCTCCGGTACGTGAGCGAGGAGCACCCGCTCAGCCTTCTGTTCTAACTCAAGGGATTCATCCAGGCTGATTGTCTTTGTCTTGTACACCATAAGAACAAAAGAGCCTTCATCCAATCGAGGCACAAACTCCGCGCCTAATCGTGGCAATAGCCAGAGGGCTCCGGCACCCAGAAGAAGCGCACCAGCGACTACCCAGATTCCCTTGTGAAGGGCAAAGCCGAGAACCGGCTCATAGGCTCTCCGCAGGATCCGTATAGGCCAAGTATCCGAATCGGCTTTGCCTCGCCGCAAAAACAGAAGTGCTCCCACCGGAACATAGGTTGCGGTCAGAATGATAGCACCGGACAAAGCCAAAATAACGGTAAAGGCCATGGGCCGAAACATTTTTCCTTCAATCCCTCCGAGAGCAAGAACGGGAAAGTAAACCACGGTGATGATGAGGATCCCGAAAAAGATCGAGGGTGCAACTTCGCTCGTAGCTTCGAGAATCATTCTTCGTCGTTCGGCATGACTCAACGGCACCTGCTGTGTTTGCTGAACCTCTGCAAGCCTCCGAACCGAGTTCTCGACCAAAACCACGGCTCCGTCGACCAAGAGCCCAAAATCGATTGCTCCCAAGCTCATCAAATTGCCCGAGATCCCCAAATACCTCATCCCTACCAAAGCAAAGAGAAAAGCAAGCACCAAGACAGTCACTACCAAAACTGCTCCGGTTCCATGCCCTAAGAGCAGTACAAGCACAGCGGACACAAGTAGCGCTCCCTCCGCCAGATTCCGCTCCACGGTAGCAATGGTACGATCAACCACTTCTGACCGATCATAAACCCCACGAATCTCCACCCCGGGAGGCAGTCTCTGTTGAATCTCGGTAACCTTTTGCTTCACCCGCTGGGCCACCTCACGACTATTCTCCCCAAGGAGCATCAAAGCCGTTCCCAAGACGGCTTCTGTCCCGTTTTCCGTTGCCGCTCCCAGCCGCTCCTTCCACCCTATTCCGACCCCCGCAACATCGCCCACCACGATCGGTCGATCCTTTTTTCCTGCCCACTTTACGGGCAACCAGCGGATTTGTTCGAGCTCGCTCGTCCGCAGCACACGGCCTACGGACCTCACATATAACCCCTCTCCTCCTCGCCTAACGACCCCGCCCCCCGCATTGGCCACATTTTTGCCCACCACGTCTACTAGCTCCCGCACGCTTATCCCCGCCCCCAACAATTTCCCGGGGTCCGGCATGACCAGCACCTGCTTCTCATATCCTCCACTGGTATTGACATCCGCAATTCCGGGCGTCTCACGCAAAAACGGCCGAACCATAAACTCCTGGAGCAACCGAAGCTGCATAAGTCCATCCACCCGCTGCTCCCCACCTCCTCCTCCTTTCCGCAGCACATAGTAAAAAATCTCCCCTAGCCCGCCACTCAGCGGCCCTAAGGTCAACTCTGTTCCTTCCGGCAGCTGCTGCCCAATCCCCACTAATCTTTCCGATACGAGCTGCCGGCTCCGATACACATCAGTGCCTTCGCGAAAGACTAGCGTCACCTGCGATAATCCAAATCGCGATAATGACCTCATACTCTCCACATTCGGCACACCACTAAGCTGCTGTTCCAAGGGCATCGTGACGAGCTGTTCCACCTCCTCGGGAGCTAAGGAAGGAGCGTAGACGTTGACCTGAACCTGGACAGGCGTGATGTCGGGGACTGCATCAATGGGAAGCTCGACCAGGGCTTTGGCCGCTAAGAGTAAAAGAAGACCCACACCTGCAAGTACCACTCCTGGATGGTCCATGCAGATTTCGATCGTCTTCCGAATCATACCACCCTCGATGGAAACTCACGGCCCTTGGAGTTCGACTGTTTTAAGGAAAGCTCCAGAAGCCACAAGCTCTCCGCCCCATGACAGACCACCGCTTCCCCTTCCTTAACTTCCCCTTTAATCCCCACTGCCTGGGGATCCTCGCACACAGGGGTCACTGCGACTCGCTGTAGGTAGTCGCCACGCTGTACGTAGACAAACGGTCCCTGGGTTGTCCGCAAAAGAGCCCCTCTGGGAATGACCAAACCCGACCACCGCTCC
Encoded proteins:
- a CDS encoding SDR family oxidoreductase, translating into MDPRRKERIFVLGGGYVGKELAARLTSLGYEVTVGVFSETSRRVLEGHGFSVVHGDAAEGSFWLKLNGAYDAVFHCASSQRGGPEAYRRIFLLATRWAQEVLPSSRLILFSSTSVYGQTDGSWVTEESPVCPQTETGQILEEAEKMVLAGNGVVLRVAGIYGPGRTVLLTRLLESPAEIPGDPQRYVNQVHREDVVSAALLALKLDPSIYNVVDDQPVRLREYYHWLCEQLGIPQPIFRPDNRPSKRGRTHKRVSNAKLKALGWELRYPSFREGLEPELVMARDRIQNTMSKENSNAGNN
- a CDS encoding bifunctional 5,10-methylenetetrahydrofolate dehydrogenase/5,10-methenyltetrahydrofolate cyclohydrolase, which codes for MSQALLLEGRPAADAIHRKTAERVKRLRERGIVPKIVFIRVGEDPASIVYVRMKERKAEELGIGSDTVVLSDTAPQEELLSLLKVLGKDPMVHGILIQAPLPSDMDAIQIVRALPPEKDVDGFHPINMGKLLLGDPSGFRPCTPAGIIELLSFYQVDTCGADVVILGRGNIVGKPLAALLMQKGPKANATVTVVHSSSRDIPEHTRRADIVVCALGKPAFLRGDMIKPGAVVVDVGVSRVIDPTNPRGYRLIGDVDVESVSQVAGKLTPNPGGVGPMTIAMLLANTVDAAERLTFNAS
- a CDS encoding YqjF family protein, coding for MTELSTPFLLARWENLLLFNFEVPPQSLEPYLPQGVELDLFEGRAYLSLVGFHFRLVRVAGFLPTPLLPAFDELNVRFYAKGRIEGRWVRAVVFIRELAPVWWAVFLGNLLYREHYAWAHLSHLVEKYPHRKVWRLAYRWRFQGKGGSMDAELDLDPVIPPAGSLEEFLSRRFYAFTQGPKGETRTFRVEHQPWRMWPARTATLRQDGSPVFGRDLGALRLPEPSNIFAMDGSLVRVSRSSRLSLD
- a CDS encoding efflux RND transporter permease subunit encodes the protein MIRKTIEICMDHPGVVLAGVGLLLLLAAKALVELPIDAVPDITPVQVQVNVYAPSLAPEEVEQLVTMPLEQQLSGVPNVESMRSLSRFGLSQVTLVFREGTDVYRSRQLVSERLVGIGQQLPEGTELTLGPLSGGLGEIFYYVLRKGGGGGEQRVDGLMQLRLLQEFMVRPFLRETPGIADVNTSGGYEKQVLVMPDPGKLLGAGISVRELVDVVGKNVANAGGGVVRRGGEGLYVRSVGRVLRTSELEQIRWLPVKWAGKKDRPIVVGDVAGVGIGWKERLGAATENGTEAVLGTALMLLGENSREVAQRVKQKVTEIQQRLPPGVEIRGVYDRSEVVDRTIATVERNLAEGALLVSAVLVLLLGHGTGAVLVVTVLVLAFLFALVGMRYLGISGNLMSLGAIDFGLLVDGAVVLVENSVRRLAEVQQTQQVPLSHAERRRMILEATSEVAPSIFFGILIITVVYFPVLALGGIEGKMFRPMAFTVILALSGAIILTATYVPVGALLFLRRGKADSDTWPIRILRRAYEPVLGFALHKGIWVVAGALLLGAGALWLLPRLGAEFVPRLDEGSFVLMVYKTKTISLDESLELEQKAERVLLAHVPEVDHVFSRIGTSDIATDPMLPNESDLYIMLKPRSSWRRENGNIITKDRLSEIVKEEIQQRVPGLTFLVGQPIEDRFNEILQGLRADVVVKIFGEDYDVLQALGEKVAKLLKRVPGIRDAEISMMGRNPVLEFVPNRKAMMEYGVQLGDLNEAISVGLGGRQVGTLLEGFFRVPMVVRLSERDREDVEKVLDLPIRTPQGGLIPLRELGSFRVVQRVRSIWRERLRRVFPVLVNLSTRDVGGVVREAQKVLERDIRLPAGYVIEFGGEFRYLQETQARLRVLVPVTLLVVFLLTVLALGSVRQALMVFMGVPFGAIGGVFSLAAAGVPFSVSAAVGFIAVSGVAVLAGLVLISFFNELRKEGLPLSQAIWLGCRLRLRPIVMTATVASLGFLPMALASGMGSEVQKPLATVVIGGIVSSTALSLLLLPVFYQWVESLSERWLTKKGVQPSRPQEGPGKRMKDASVVAATDARDNPSVGRR